From the genome of Streptococcus oralis:
TGATTGATACCAGTGCGAGAAGCTTCCTAAAAACAAACCTACTTCCCCTTGCAACCATTATCACTCCCAATCTTCCTGAAGCAGAAGAGATTGTTGGTTTTTTAATCCATGATCCAGAAGACATGCAGCGTGCTGGTCGCCTGATTTTAAAAGAATTTGGTCCTCAGTCTGTAGTTATCAAAGGTGGTCATCTTGAAGGTGGTGCCAAGGATTTCCTCTTTACCAAGGAGGAACAATTTGTCTGGGAAAGTCCACGAATTCAAACCTGTCACACCCATGGTACTGGATGTACTTTTGCTGCAGTGATTACGGCTGAACTAGCCAAGGGGAAGACCCTTTATCAGGCAGTCGATAAGGCCAAGGCCTTTATCACAAAAGCCATCCAAGACGCCCCTCAACTCGGTCATGGTTCTGGCCCAGTCAACCATACAAGTTTTAAAGATTAAGAAAAACTCTCTAGTTCCCACTTTAAGGGAATTAGAGAGTTTTTGATTAGGAAATCATGTCATCCAGCTTTGTTAAAAATGCTTGCGTTTTTGCCTCTATATCTTCTGCCTGCATCAAATCACGAACAACGGCTACTCCAGCTATACCTGTTTCAGCAAGTTGGTCAATATTCTCTGACGTCAAGCCTCCAATAGCAACTACTGGAATGGCGACCATTTGGCAAATGGTTTTCAAGGTTGAAATCAAGGTGATAGGTGCATTTTCTTTGGTAGTTGTCGGGAAAATAGCTCCTGTCCCCAAGTAATCTGCACCCGATGTTTCTGCTTCAAGAGCTCTTTTTACTGTTTTAGCAGTGACACCGAGGATTTTTTCAGGACCCAATACTTGGCGGGCAACCGAAACTGGTAGTTCATCGTCGCCAATATGCAAACCTGCAGCATCGACTGCAAGACAGATATCCAACCGATCATCGATAATCAAGGGCACCTGATAGGCGTCTGTTATTTCCTTGACTTGTTTTGCCAGCTGATAGTATTGGTTGGTGGTGAGATTTTTTTCTCGTAATTGAATGATGGTAACACCTGAACGGCAGGCCGTCTCAACTTTTTCAAGAAAGCTTTCCAAGGAATCTTGGTAGCGATTGGTTACTAGATACAGTCTAAATGCTTCTCTATTCATAAAAGTCTCCTTTGATGGCTTTTAGCCAGTTTTCATCTCTTTTTAGGAGAGAGAGTTGATTGAGAACTTGGTAACGAAAACCTTCCAATCCCATTCCTTGAACAAGAATTCTCTCAGCAGCGATATTGAGATAAGAAACTGCTAGGCAGGAAGCTTCAAAGGCAGTCTTTCCTTGGCTGAGAAAAACGGTTGTCAAGGCTCCAATCAGGTCTCCTGTCCCTGTTATCCAGTCCAATTCTGCACAGCCATTCCTCAATACAGCAACTTGATTTTCTGAAACGATGAGGTCCTTGGGGCCAGTGACTAAAAATGACATACCAGGATAAAGCTGACACCAGTCTTTCAAGACTTGGAGCAAATCCTCAGTTTCTTGATCTTTAGCACTCGCATCGACCCCAACTCCGTGGTGTTTTAAACCAACAAGACTTCGGATTTCCGACATATTTCCTTTAAGGACCGTGGGATTGTATTCTAAAAGATCTGTGACTAGGTCCTTACGAATGGATGAAGCTGCTACGCCAACCGCATCTACTACCATTGGGAGGCCAGCTTGAGCTGCATAAGTAGCTGCCATGCGGATTGCTTTCTCCTTCTCAGCTGACAAATGCCCCAGATTGATAAAGAGAGCTTGGCTTTGTTTGGTAAAATCAAGAACCTCACGGGGATCATCTGCCATGACAGGTTTAGATCCCAGAGCCAAAATTCCATTGGCCAGCATCTCACAGGAAATCTCATTGGTGATGCAGTGAATTAAGGAGCTGGAGGTTAGAGGAAAGGGATTTGTAAATTCCTGCATCAGTCTATCCTTTCTCCAAAGAAATATCCCTGCACTTTTTTAAAGAATTCCTGCTTGATTAAAAATCGAAAGGCAAGAAAAGCTATGGCTGTACCAATCAAGGTTGCTCCAAAAAATCTAGGAGTGTAGATAAACCAGCTAAGCTTGGCCGCAGATCCTGTAAAGAGAACCATGACAGGATAGGAAACAATGGAACCGATAATCCCTGTTCCCAAGATTTCTCCTAGAGCAGAATAGCGAAATTTCCGACCATACTTATAAAAGAGACCTGCAAGGAGGGCTCCAAAAGTAGCTCCTGTTAGGGCCAAAGGGGGAATACCTTGAGTCGTCATACGGATAAAGGCTGTGACTGTAGCCATGACCAAGGCATAAACAGGTCCCATCAAAATCCCTGCAAGAATGTTGACTACACTGGACATTGGTGCCATTCCTTCAATTCGAAAGATGGGTGTAAGTACTACGTCAAGAGCAATCATCATGGATAAAATGGTTAATTTGTGAACTTGTAGTTGGTGGTTTCTCATTTTCTATTTCTTCTCTTTTTCTAAGGATTGCAAATCACTCGTCCAGGTTTGATGTTGGTAAGCCATCTCCCAAAACTTAGCTTCCATGTGGACACTTCGGTGGAAGGCCTCTAGCATTTTTTGTTTGTCTGTCTCGTCACTTTCGCGATAGAGCTGATTGACCAGGGCTTCTTCCTCTTTAATCTGCTGTTCTAACTCATCGGTGATATAGGTTTCAATCCACTGTTGATAAAGAGGATTCGGGGATGGTTTGCGATTAAGTGCCTTGCCCAAATCATGGTATAACCAAGGACATGGAAGCAAACTAGCAAAAGCAATGCCCAAGTTTGGCTCTGCAAACTGGCGATAAATATGAGAAATGTAATGATAACAGGTTGGAGCGATTGGATGTTGCTCCATTTCCTGGTCGCTGATTCCTAATTCCATGAAAAATTGTTGGCGGATAAACAACTCACCCTCCACTAGACTCTGGGCATTTTGTTTCAAGAGTCTTTTCATCTCTTGGTTTGAAGTCTTATCAGCCAAGAGGTGATAGGCTTCTGAAAAAGACTTCAGGTAGTAGGCATCCTGAATCAGGTAATAGCGGAAAATAGAAGGTTCTAAATTCCCCTCTTGTAACTGTAAAACAAAGGGGTGATGAAAGGAAGCCTGCCAAGCTTCCTTGGATAATTCCATCGCAATATCTGTAAATTCCATAATAACTCCTTTATAGAAATAGGCTGGTTTGAAGCAATAAAAAGAAAAGTAGGTAGATCAATTTTGTCCTCTGAGAAATATAAAAAGTCCGATAACTATTCTCCACCTGTGCATGCTCGTCATATCCATGCGCAGATAGAGCTCTCAGGTAAAGATGGCGCCACCTAAAGACTGTCATCAGAACCTTACTGTAAATCAGGGGAGACCAAACATGCAATTTTTGACCACGCAATAAGCAAGCTTCCTTGAGGGACTTGATTTCTTGTTGAATGAGGGGAAAGGCATTGAATACCACAATTAAGGCATAGGCCCAAGACCGTGATAACCCCTTTTGAGCCAAGTACAAGAGAAGCTCTTTTAAGGAAATACTGGAAACAAAGACAAGACCGATACAAACCGTCACAAAGGCCCTCGTTCCAAGTATCACTGCCTGCGAAGCATCCCCATGTAACTGTACTGCCCAGTAATTGGCAAAAGATGGTAAAATGGCGAGCACAAGCATCCAAGCCAACAATTTAAATCGACGGTAGTAGAGCATGAAGAGAATGCAAAATGCGACTACTGAAAGATTAAGAGCAATCGAAGGAATGAAAGATGTTTCCAAGGATAAAATTAGAAAGAAGAGACCGATTATCGGTGTCTGGGTTGCTACTTTGACCATACTACTTCACCTCCCCTTGAGTATTGATACTCCGAGATGTGAGAGGTTTGCTGATGGTCACGTCTTTAATATGACGGAGACCCTCACTAGTCATCTCAATCCAATAATCGACCACAGAAATCAAGGGATCTAAACGATGGCTAATGATCAAAAAACTTCTCCCTTGATTTCTGTCCTCCAGAATCCACTGACAAAAATAGGCGCAGGCTCTATTATCTAAACCAGCAAAAGGTTCATCTAGTAAAATCACAGAAGCCTTGCTGGTCAAGATGGTCAAGAGCTGAAGAATCTTTTGTTGGCCACCACTTAATTGATAGGGACTCTTATCAAGCGCCTGCTCCAGATCAAAATATCGTAAAGCTTGTAGAATCCGCTGATTTCTTTCCGAGTCTGAGCTATCTAATTGAAGTTCCTCTCTCAGACTGACTCGGATAAATTGCTTCTCAGATTCCTGAACGACACCCGTCAGGTCACGATACAGACTCTTTTTCTTTTTTAGGACCGAACCCTTCCAAGTAATGCGCCCTCTATACTTTTGAAATTGAAGAATGGAACGAAAGAGGGTTGATTTCCCAACACCATTATCACCTAGGATACAGGAAATTCCTTGGTAAAACGTGAAATCAGCAATCGAAAAGAGGGGACGATTACCCAGCTCACAAGTCACACGATCCATATGGAATAGTTCTAGGCTAGAAGCAACTTCCTTTGAAGCAACCTGTGTCATCTCAGAGGTAGGGATTTGAAACACTTCCCTCAGTTGCCCGTCTCTTAGCTCCACCATATGGTCAATGTAGGCTCCATAGTCTGATAAATCATGGTCACACAGGATGACTGTCTTCCCATTAGAGGCCAATTCCTTTAGAATCTCTAGGATCTCTATCCTACTTTTGCGGTCAATAGAAGCAAAGGGCTCATCCAAGAGATAGACCCTAGGATTCATGGCAAATAGAACAGCCAGCGCAGCCTTTTGCTTTTCCCCACCTGATAAGTGATGGATGGGACGGTGCAAGATTGCCTCGCAGCGACATTGCTGGACCACCTCGGCTATTTTAGAATCAATCTCCTGAACGGGATGGCCGATATTCTCCAAAGTAAAAATCAGCTCCTCAAACAAGTTCTCCATGGTAAATTGATGATTGGGATTTTGAAAGAGAATGCCAACCGTCTGGACACGTTCGACGATAGAAAGCTGACTGACCTGGTTTCCATCTATCAGGACTTGACCACTATAGGGCAAGGAAGTGACCTGGGCAATGATTTGAAAGAGACTGGATTTTCCTGAACCACTGCTCCCAACTAACAAGGTAAAAGCTTGCGCGTGAAAAGTAAAATCAATCGGCTCCGAAAAGATTGGGGACTGAATCTCCCGTAGTTCCAGCCCCATCTACGCCTTGCCTCCAGCCGCAAACTGATGATAGAGTTTGACAATGGCACGAACCAAGATGGCACAGAAGAAAAAGACGGAAATAAAACGCACCACAAGCAAGGAAAGGACAAAAGGAAGGGAAAAGGCGTAGTAACCTAACTTAATGTATTCATAGACAAAGCTAAAAAGCGTAATCCCAATACTATTAGCAGTTAGAGAGAGCCAACTTTCATAGCGATTCTTGGTTACGAGAAAACCAAATTCACTTCCCAAGCCTTGAACCAAGCCAGACAAAAGAGCGCCTAGGCCGAATTGGCTACCATAAAGGACTTCAGCAAGCGCAGCGAGCACTTCTCCAATCGTTGCACTTCCGATTCTTGGAACAAAGATAGCCGCAATGGGCGCAGCCATACACCAGAGACCAAAGAGGATTTCATTGGCAAAGGCCTGCAAACCAAGAGGGGCCAAGATTAGGGTGAGGATATCAAATAGATAACCCGAACCCACAAAAACGCCACCAAAAAAGATAGACAAGAAAGCAAGCAAGATAACATCTTTTAACTGCCATTTTTTCAACATAAAAAACTCCTTTTTTAAAGAAAAGTGGGGCATTCAAGGAGAGCTACCGAAAGGCTCGTCGTCAGGCCTATCCTCTTTTGATAAACAAAAAAACTCCAATTACAAACGAGAATTAGAGTTTAGCTTACAAGATTAGACAGTTCTTTTCGACATACGAAAAAAACCTTTTCACATTTCCCTTCGCCAGTATTAACTGTATCAGGTTCAATGGGTATCATCTCAGCCTAAAGCACCCCAAATGTCTTTATTATTTAATTACTGGACCAGTATAGCAAAAAATGAAAGCCCTAGCAAGATATTTGACTGGAAAATATATTTATATAGTTTGTTTGTTCATTCTTTTAATTTACATAAAAGTATTGAATCTGTCCTATAATTCATAACCGATATCAAAAAAGGCTAATTCCAAAGCAACTGCTTGATTCCAGCGTTGCTGAAGTTCTGTCAAATCTTCTCGATTTTTCCCGACACGATTAAGTTCATCAACTAGAAATTGAACCCACTCTGCAAAGAAAGGACCTCTATGTAGATTAATCCATTCCGAATGAATATAGGCTTCAGGTAGTGCCAAATCTTTAGAACCCCAGTCTAAATAGAGACCTTCTGCAATGACCAGCATGACCAAAAGATGAGCATAGTCTGATGAAGCCACAGCAGAATACATTAGCTCCTGAAACGCTTTTGTTACAGGGTGCAAGTTCACTTCTAGATAGTCATTCTCTGCTACCTTTAACTCTTTGAAAGCCTTTTGGAAATAACCATCTTCATCTGCTTCAAGAAAGCCTAGTTGCTTGGCAAAACGAAGTTTGGATTCAAGCTGGTCTGCGTGAGCTACACAGGCACCCAGCATGGATAAGAAGGCATCAAAGAAATGATAATCTTGAATCAGGTAGTCTTTTAAGACCTTATTCTCAATTGTCCCCGCAAAAAGTTCCTTAACAAAACGATGATTGATTGCAGCCTGCCAATCCTTCTGACTGCTTTTTAATAATTCTCCAACGGTCAAACCCGGCTGAAATGCATAGTCTTGTGTTTCCATATTTATTTTTCCTCTCTTTACTCGTTCGTAATCAATAAAATATCAAGAGATACCAAGCAAAATCGTAATTCCACTTGATACTTTTAAAGAACATCGAGGGCATTTGCAGAGAGCTACCTAAAAAAGCCTATCCTCTTTTGATAAACAAAAAAACTCCAATTACAAACGAGAATTAGAGTTCACCTTACAAGATTAGACAGTCCATTTCGACATACGAAAAAAACCTTTTCACATTTCCCTTCGCCAGTATTAACTGTATCAGGTTCAATGGGTATCATCTCAGCCTAAGGCACCCCAAATGTCTTTATTATTTTATTACTGGACCAGTATAGCAAAAAATGAAAGCCCTAGCAAGATATTTGACCGAAAAATATATTTATATAGTTTCTAATAACGATTTAATCTTTCTATACACGAAGAAAAACCTCCACATAAGGTGGAGGCCGTCTTCTTTATCAATACAATTTTAAGTCACGAGGGTCAACTGGGAAGGTTGGATTGTATGGGTTGTGACGGAGTTTGAAGTGTTTGACATCCTCAATAGTCTGAGTTCCAGATAACTGCATGACTGTCTTCAATTCTGCATTCAAGTGCTCAAAGACTTGACGCACACCAACACTACCGCCGAGAGCCAAGCCATAGATAACAGGGCGCCCAATAGCTACCAAGTCTGCTCCTGAAGCCAAGGCTTTAAAGACGTGCTGACCACGACGAACACCAGAGTCAAAGACAATTGGCACACGTTTATCAACTGCTTCAGCCACTTCTTGAAGTGAGTCAAAGGATGCTGGTCCACCGTCGACTTGGCGACCACCGTGGTTGGTTACCCAGATACCTGAAGCTCCCGCAGCAAGCGAACGTTCAACGTCCTCACGGCATTGTGGTCCCTTGACATACACAGGAAGTCCTGAGTATGTAGCGATAAATTCGACATCGCGTGGAGACAAGCGTTGTTTAGCTGACTTGTAAACAAAGTCCATTGATTTTCCAGCACCTTCTGGCAGGTATTCCTCAACAATTGGCATACCAACGGGGAAGACAAAACCATTGCGCTTGTCGACCTCACGATTGCCCCCTACAGTTGCATCTGCCGTCAAGACAATCGCTTTGTAGCCTTCAGCCTTCACACGGTCCATGATATGGCGGTTGATACCGTCATCCTTACTAAAGTAAAATTGGAACCAATGAGGTGTCCCTTGAAGAGCTTCCGTAATTTCTGGAAGGTCAACGGTAGAGTAAGAGCTGGTTGTATAAAGAGAACCAAATTCATGCACACCACGCGCAGTAGCTACTTCCCCCTGCTCATTTGCCAATTTATGAGCCGCAACAGGCGCCATAATAATTGGTGAAGATAATTTTTCACCTGCAAATTCAATCTCTGTACTTGGATTTTCAACATCACAAAGCGTATGAGGAACGATCAGTTTGTGGTTAAAGGCACGGATGTTCTCGCGTAAAGTGAAAGTATCCTCTGCTCCACTAGCGATATAACCAAAGGCAGCTTTAGGAATGACTTGTTGCGCCATTGGCTCCAAATCATAAGTGTTAATAAAATCTACAGGTCCTTCTGCATTGCTTGTTTTATATGACATAAAGTGTCCTCCTTATTAAGTAAGCGTTTACTTTAACTTACATAAACTATCTTACCTCTTTTTCAGAATCCTTTCAAAAATTTTGTCTGGAAATTTCAAATCACAGACATGATAAATATTTTCTATCATTGTGATAAAAAATTCATATTATCCAAACATGTCCTTTAGTGCTACAATAGCTATATTATTCCTAGATGGGAGGTTCTATTTTGGATTGGTCCATTGTTGAACAATATTTACCACTCTATCAAAAGGCATTCTTTCTGACCTTACATATCGCAGTTTGGGGAATTTTGGGTTCTTTTCTTGTAGGTCTAATCGTTAGTGTCATTCGTCATTATCGCGTTCCTATCTTTTCACAGTTAGCAACAGCCTACATCGAATTGTCACGAAACACGCCCCTTTTGATTCAGCTCTTCTTCCTCTACTTCGGGCTTCCCCGAATAGGGATTGTTCTTTCTTCAGAAGTCTGTGCAACAGTTGGGCTCATCTTTTTAGGTGGCTCCTACATGGCTGAATCTTTCAGAAGCGGACTGGAAGCAGTCAGTCAAACCCAGCACGAGATTGGTCTAGCCATTGGTCTAACGCCTGTACAGGTCTTTCGCTATGTGGTTCTTCCGCAAGCGACTGCGGTAGCCCTACCGTCCTTTAGTGCCAATGTCATTTTCCTCATCAAGGAAACCTCTGTTTTCTCTGCAGTAGCCTTAGCCGATCTCATGTACGTCGCCAAGGACTTGATTGGACTCTATTATGAGACAGACATTGCACTGGCCATGTTGGTAGTTGCTTACCTGATCATGCTGTTACCCATCTCTCTAGTCTTTAGCTGGATAGAAAGGAGGCTCCGCCATGCAGGATTCGGGAATGCAAGTACTCTTTCAGGGAAATAATCTCCTGCGAATCTTACAAGGGCTGGGTGTCACGATTGGAATTTCCATTCTCTCCGTCCTTCTATCAATGATTTTCGGAACAGTCATGGGAATCATCATGACCTCCCATTCTAGAGTTATTCGTTTTTTAACACGCTTTTATCTGGAATTTATCCGTATCATGCCCCAGCTGGTACTACTTTTCATCGTTTATTTCGGCTTAGCTCGAAACTTTAATATCAACATCTCAGGCGAGACTTCGGCCATTATCGTTTTTACTCTCTGGGGAACAGCTGAAATGGGGGACTTGGTTCGTGGGGCAATCACTTCTCTCCCTAAACATCAGTTTGAAAGCGGACAGGCTCTGGGCTTAACTAACTTGCAACTTTACTATCACATTATCATTCCACAGGTCTTGAGAAGACTACTACCACAAGCCATCAACCTTGTCACTCGGATGATCAAAACGACTTCCTTAGTTGTCTTGATTGGGGTTGTGGAAGTGACCAAGGTTGGGCAACAAATCATCGATAGCAATCGCTTGACCATCCCAACCGCTTCCTTTTGGATTTATGGAACCATTCTGGTCCTGTATTTCGCAGTCTGTTTTCCTATTTCCAAACTATCCACTCACTTAGAAAAACATTGGAGGGACTAAATGTCTGAAACTATTTTAGAAATCAAGGACTTAAAAAAATCCTTTGGAGACAATCCCATCCTCCAAGGCCTTTCTCTAGATATCAAAAAGGGGGAAGTCGTCGTCATTCTAGGACCATCTGGTTGCGGGAAAAGTACACTTCTCCGCTGCCTCAATGGCTTAGAAACCATACAGGCTGGGGATATTCTTCTGGACGGCCAGTCCATTATTAGCAACCAGAAAAACTTTCATCTGGTTCGCCAAAAGATTGGCATGGTCTTTCAAAGTTATGAACTCTTTCCTCACCTAGATGTCCTTCAAAACCTCATCCTAGGCCCTATCAAAGCTCAGGGACGAGACAAGAAAGAAGTAACAGCGGAAGCTTTGCAACTACTGGAACGTGTGGGTTTGCTTGATAAAAAAGACAGTTTTGCTCGCCAATTATCTGGTGGACAGAAACAACGAGTGGCGATTGTCCGTGCCCTTCTCATGCATCCAGAAATTATCCTCTTTGACGAAGTGACGGCTTCGCTGGATCCTGAAATGGTGCGTGAAGTTCTGGAACTCATCAATGACTTGGCTCAAGAAGGGCGCACCATGATTCTGGTAACCCACGAAATGCAGTTTGCCCAAGCTATTGCAGATCGGATAATCTTTCTCGACCAAGGGAAAATTGCTGAAGAAGGAACGGCTCAGGAATTCTTCACCAATCCACAAACCAAACGAGCACAGGAATTTTTAAACGTCTTTGACTTTAGCCAGTTCGGCTCATATCTATAAAGGAGATTTTTATGAAACTACTCAAACCAATTCTAACTGTTTTTGCTCTAGCATTTGCGCTTATCTTTGTCACAGCTTGTAGCTCAGGTGGAAGCTCTGATGCTTCATCAGGAAAAACAACTGCCAAGGCCCGCACTATCGACGAAATCAAAAAAAGCGGTGAGCTTCGAATCGCCGTATTTGGAGACAAAAAGCCATTTGGTTATGTTGACAACGACGGTTCCTACCAAGGCTACGATATTGAACTTGGGAACCAACTGGCACAAGACCTTGGTGTGAAAGTTAAATACGTTTCCGTCGATGCTGCCAACCGTGCTGAATACTTGATTTCAAACAAGGTGGATATCACCCTTGCCAACTTCACAGTTACTGACGAACGTAAGAAACAAGTTGACTTTGCCCTTCCTTACATGAAAGTATCACTCGGTGTTGTGTCACCAAAAGATAAAGTCATCAAAGACGTTAAAGAATTAGAAGGCAAAACCTTGATTGTTACGAAAGGAACGACTGCTGAAACTTATTTTGAGAAAAATCACCCAGAAGTAAAACTCCAAAAATACGACCAATATAGCGACGCCTACCAAGCCCTTCTTGACGGACGTGGTGATGCCTTCTCTACTGACAATACGGAAGTCCTAGCGTGGGCTCTCGAAAATAAAGGATTTGAAGTAGGAATTACTTCCCTCGGTGACCCAGATACCATCGCACCAGCAGTTCAAAAGGGTAATCAAGAACTTCTTGACTACATCAACCAAGAAATCGAAAAACTTGGTAAAGAAAACTTCTTCCACAAGGCTTATGAAAAGACACTTCACCCAACCTACGGTGATGCTGCTAATGCAGATGATCTAGTTGTTGAAGGTGGAAAAGTCGACTAATACTCTTCGAAAATAAACAGAAATCAGGTAATCCTAGTGACTACCTGATTTTCTATGTTTTAAGCGTTTTGCCAATTTTCTTGGTCTTCTTTAAAGCGTTTTAGGAGAGCAAGTCCTTCTGGCGTAATGTAACCTTCTTCTTGGGCTAGGTGGATGAGTTCGCTGTAGTTAGAAAGCGTCACAAGTTTGACACCAGCATCCGCAAAATTCTTATCAGCTTTTGGCAATTGATAACTGAAAATCGCTACAACTCCAAGCACATCTGCTC
Proteins encoded in this window:
- the thiD gene encoding bifunctional hydroxymethylpyrimidine kinase/phosphomethylpyrimidine kinase translates to MTYLPVALTIAGTDPSGGAGIMADLKSFQARDVYGMAVVTSLVAQNTRGVQLIEHVSNQMLEAQLESVFSDIKPQAVKTGMLATTEIMEIIQPYLKKLDCPYVLDPVMVATSGDTLIDTSARSFLKTNLLPLATIITPNLPEAEEIVGFLIHDPEDMQRAGRLILKEFGPQSVVIKGGHLEGGAKDFLFTKEEQFVWESPRIQTCHTHGTGCTFAAVITAELAKGKTLYQAVDKAKAFITKAIQDAPQLGHGSGPVNHTSFKD
- the thiE gene encoding thiamine phosphate synthase, encoding MNREAFRLYLVTNRYQDSLESFLEKVETACRSGVTIIQLREKNLTTNQYYQLAKQVKEITDAYQVPLIIDDRLDICLAVDAAGLHIGDDELPVSVARQVLGPEKILGVTAKTVKRALEAETSGADYLGTGAIFPTTTKENAPITLISTLKTICQMVAIPVVAIGGLTSENIDQLAETGIAGVAVVRDLMQAEDIEAKTQAFLTKLDDMIS
- a CDS encoding hydroxyethylthiazole kinase, encoding MQEFTNPFPLTSSSLIHCITNEISCEMLANGILALGSKPVMADDPREVLDFTKQSQALFINLGHLSAEKEKAIRMAATYAAQAGLPMVVDAVGVAASSIRKDLVTDLLEYNPTVLKGNMSEIRSLVGLKHHGVGVDASAKDQETEDLLQVLKDWCQLYPGMSFLVTGPKDLIVSENQVAVLRNGCAELDWITGTGDLIGALTTVFLSQGKTAFEASCLAVSYLNIAAERILVQGMGLEGFRYQVLNQLSLLKRDENWLKAIKGDFYE
- the thiW gene encoding energy coupling factor transporter S component ThiW, whose amino-acid sequence is MRNHQLQVHKLTILSMMIALDVVLTPIFRIEGMAPMSSVVNILAGILMGPVYALVMATVTAFIRMTTQGIPPLALTGATFGALLAGLFYKYGRKFRYSALGEILGTGIIGSIVSYPVMVLFTGSAAKLSWFIYTPRFFGATLIGTAIAFLAFRFLIKQEFFKKVQGYFFGERID
- the tenA gene encoding thiaminase II; this translates as MEFTDIAMELSKEAWQASFHHPFVLQLQEGNLEPSIFRYYLIQDAYYLKSFSEAYHLLADKTSNQEMKRLLKQNAQSLVEGELFIRQQFFMELGISDQEMEQHPIAPTCYHYISHIYRQFAEPNLGIAFASLLPCPWLYHDLGKALNRKPSPNPLYQQWIETYITDELEQQIKEEEALVNQLYRESDETDKQKMLEAFHRSVHMEAKFWEMAYQHQTWTSDLQSLEKEKK
- a CDS encoding energy-coupling factor transporter transmembrane component T, producing MVKVATQTPIIGLFFLILSLETSFIPSIALNLSVVAFCILFMLYYRRFKLLAWMLVLAILPSFANYWAVQLHGDASQAVILGTRAFVTVCIGLVFVSSISLKELLLYLAQKGLSRSWAYALIVVFNAFPLIQQEIKSLKEACLLRGQKLHVWSPLIYSKVLMTVFRWRHLYLRALSAHGYDEHAQVENSYRTFYISQRTKLIYLLFFLLLQTSLFL
- a CDS encoding ATP-binding cassette domain-containing protein, whose amino-acid sequence is MGLELREIQSPIFSEPIDFTFHAQAFTLLVGSSGSGKSSLFQIIAQVTSLPYSGQVLIDGNQVSQLSIVERVQTVGILFQNPNHQFTMENLFEELIFTLENIGHPVQEIDSKIAEVVQQCRCEAILHRPIHHLSGGEKQKAALAVLFAMNPRVYLLDEPFASIDRKSRIEILEILKELASNGKTVILCDHDLSDYGAYIDHMVELRDGQLREVFQIPTSEMTQVASKEVASSLELFHMDRVTCELGNRPLFSIADFTFYQGISCILGDNGVGKSTLFRSILQFQKYRGRITWKGSVLKKKKSLYRDLTGVVQESEKQFIRVSLREELQLDSSDSERNQRILQALRYFDLEQALDKSPYQLSGGQQKILQLLTILTSKASVILLDEPFAGLDNRACAYFCQWILEDRNQGRSFLIISHRLDPLISVVDYWIEMTSEGLRHIKDVTISKPLTSRSINTQGEVK
- a CDS encoding ECF transporter S component, producing MLKKWQLKDVILLAFLSIFFGGVFVGSGYLFDILTLILAPLGLQAFANEILFGLWCMAAPIAAIFVPRIGSATIGEVLAALAEVLYGSQFGLGALLSGLVQGLGSEFGFLVTKNRYESWLSLTANSIGITLFSFVYEYIKLGYYAFSLPFVLSLLVVRFISVFFFCAILVRAIVKLYHQFAAGGKA
- a CDS encoding TenA family protein, with product METQDYAFQPGLTVGELLKSSQKDWQAAINHRFVKELFAGTIENKVLKDYLIQDYHFFDAFLSMLGACVAHADQLESKLRFAKQLGFLEADEDGYFQKAFKELKVAENDYLEVNLHPVTKAFQELMYSAVASSDYAHLLVMLVIAEGLYLDWGSKDLALPEAYIHSEWINLHRGPFFAEWVQFLVDELNRVGKNREDLTELQQRWNQAVALELAFFDIGYEL
- the lctO gene encoding L-lactate oxidase, translated to MSYKTSNAEGPVDFINTYDLEPMAQQVIPKAAFGYIASGAEDTFTLRENIRAFNHKLIVPHTLCDVENPSTEIEFAGEKLSSPIIMAPVAAHKLANEQGEVATARGVHEFGSLYTTSSYSTVDLPEITEALQGTPHWFQFYFSKDDGINRHIMDRVKAEGYKAIVLTADATVGGNREVDKRNGFVFPVGMPIVEEYLPEGAGKSMDFVYKSAKQRLSPRDVEFIATYSGLPVYVKGPQCREDVERSLAAGASGIWVTNHGGRQVDGGPASFDSLQEVAEAVDKRVPIVFDSGVRRGQHVFKALASGADLVAIGRPVIYGLALGGSVGVRQVFEHLNAELKTVMQLSGTQTIEDVKHFKLRHNPYNPTFPVDPRDLKLY
- a CDS encoding amino acid ABC transporter permease, which produces MDWSIVEQYLPLYQKAFFLTLHIAVWGILGSFLVGLIVSVIRHYRVPIFSQLATAYIELSRNTPLLIQLFFLYFGLPRIGIVLSSEVCATVGLIFLGGSYMAESFRSGLEAVSQTQHEIGLAIGLTPVQVFRYVVLPQATAVALPSFSANVIFLIKETSVFSAVALADLMYVAKDLIGLYYETDIALAMLVVAYLIMLLPISLVFSWIERRLRHAGFGNASTLSGK
- a CDS encoding amino acid ABC transporter permease; translation: MQDSGMQVLFQGNNLLRILQGLGVTIGISILSVLLSMIFGTVMGIIMTSHSRVIRFLTRFYLEFIRIMPQLVLLFIVYFGLARNFNINISGETSAIIVFTLWGTAEMGDLVRGAITSLPKHQFESGQALGLTNLQLYYHIIIPQVLRRLLPQAINLVTRMIKTTSLVVLIGVVEVTKVGQQIIDSNRLTIPTASFWIYGTILVLYFAVCFPISKLSTHLEKHWRD
- a CDS encoding amino acid ABC transporter ATP-binding protein — protein: MSETILEIKDLKKSFGDNPILQGLSLDIKKGEVVVILGPSGCGKSTLLRCLNGLETIQAGDILLDGQSIISNQKNFHLVRQKIGMVFQSYELFPHLDVLQNLILGPIKAQGRDKKEVTAEALQLLERVGLLDKKDSFARQLSGGQKQRVAIVRALLMHPEIILFDEVTASLDPEMVREVLELINDLAQEGRTMILVTHEMQFAQAIADRIIFLDQGKIAEEGTAQEFFTNPQTKRAQEFLNVFDFSQFGSYL